The following are encoded together in the Triticum dicoccoides isolate Atlit2015 ecotype Zavitan chromosome 6B, WEW_v2.0, whole genome shotgun sequence genome:
- the LOC119326748 gene encoding histone-lysine N-methyltransferase ATXR6-like, translated as MGPATQQRHRTRAGRPAARRPRAAADDDGGVRCEACGSGRHADELLLCDGCDRGIHIFCLRPILPRVPAGDWFCPSCAAATTTTAHSVKSAAVVQTKMPKQFPLIQTKIVDFFKIQRRPAFAAPEPPEGRKRKRKAASALVVSKKKSRKLLPFTPSEDPVRRLTQMASLATALTATGAVFSNDLTYVPGMAPRSANQSALEAGGMQVLPREDAETLSLCKRMMEQGEWPPLLVVFDPVEGFTVEADRHIKDLTIITEYVGDVDYLRNREHDDGDSIMTLLSAAPPSKSLVICPDKRSNIARFINGINNHTPEGRKKQNLKCVRFAIDGECHCLLVANRDISKGERLYYDYNGDEHEYPTHHFV; from the exons ATGGGTCCCGCTACGCAGCAGCGCCACCGGACGCGCGCGGGGCGGCCGGCCGCCAGGCGGCCCAGGGCGGCggccgacgacgacggcggcgtcaGGTGCGAGGCGTGCGGATCCGGCCGCCACGCGGACGAGCTGCTGCTCTGCGACGGCTGCGACCGCGGCATCCACATCTTCTGCCTCCGCCCCATCCTCCCGCGCGTGCCCGCCGGCGACTGGTTCTGCCCCTCCTGCGCCGCCGCAACCACCACCACCGCCCATTCGGTCAAATCcgccgccgtcgtccagaccaagaTGCCCAAAC AGTTCCCGCTGATCCAGACGAAGATCGTCGATTTCTTCAAGATCCAGCGGCGCCCGGCGTTCGCGGCCCCCGAGCCGCCGGAGGGGAGGAAGAGGAAGCGGAAGGCCGCCAGCGCGCTGGTGGTGTCCAAGAAGAAGAGCAGGAAGCTGCTGCCATTCACCCCCAGCGAGGACCCCGTCCGGCGACTCACGCAGATGGCGTCCCTCGCCACGGCGCTCACGGCTACCGGCGCCGTCTTCAGCAACGACCTCACCTACGTGCCCGGCATGGCGCCCCGCTCCGCCAACCAATCCGCCCTCGAGGCAGGAGGGATGCAG GTGCTGCCGAGGGAGGATGCAGAGACATTGAGCCTGTGCAAGAGGATGATGGAGCAAGGGGAATGGCCCCCTCTCCTCGTCGTCTTCGATCCGGTGGAAGG ATTCACGGTGGAGGCAGACAGGCACATCAAGGACCTGACCATCATCACCGAGTACGTCGGCGACGTGGACTACCTTCGAAACCGCGAGCACGATGATGGCGACAGTATCATGACCCTGCTCTCTGCCGCGCCGCCCTCCAAGAGCCTGGTAATCTGCCCTGACAAGCGGAGCAACATTGCGCGGTTCATCAACGGGATCAACAACCACACGCC GGAAGGCAGGAAGAAGCAGAACCTCAAGTGCGTGCGGTTCGCCATCGACGGCGAGTGCCATTGCCTCCTGGTGGCCAACAGGGACATCTCCAAGGGGGAGAGGCTGTACTACGACTACAACGGCGACGAGCACGAGTACCCAACTCACCATTTTGTATGA